Genomic DNA from Epinephelus moara isolate mb chromosome 24, YSFRI_EMoa_1.0, whole genome shotgun sequence:
CCCCAAGCCAAGAAAAGCGatgtaaaaatctgtgacatcatcacagttTAAAGTCTATAAGCCAAGCAGGAACTCTTGGGTGAGGTTAGCAGGAGAAACCCTACTGCGCATATTCAGTGCGCCACATACTGTGAGAGTAAATCTGAAAGCTAGAAACATTTTTCAGAGTATGTGCCAGGCGAGCAGTTCTTATTGGACTTAAAAGATGCCATGTTGGGGTCTGGTATCTCATTATCATACATCTAAGGTCCTCTttcatggagtccgccatgttgtttctacagaagcccaaaatggacaaaccaaacactggctctagctAGGGCTATTcgtgttttcatgtcagccactgtagttgcTCTACACACTCAGTTGGATGCACCGCTAGATGCTGCTAAATCCTATACACTTGAAGTTTAAATTAACCATGACGACTGACTGAGAGATTGACTGTAGGGCTGATTAGCGTTAGTAGCACCTGATGAGGAAGAGATGTGATTTTGTTTAAGGTTGGTGCAGTGTAACTTTTGATGAGGATAGATATTCTGTACTTACATTTTTGACAGATTTTCCAGGACTTCAGTGAGATTGATGTGGACATCTACATGGCAGGTTGTCAACGTAAGTGAACTCCTTCTGACCTCTTTTAGGCTGCACTGCGTGAAAAGGCTTCATTGTGGTAGTAATTTGCCTGTAAACTGTTCTTTCTTCAGCCTGTGTGGTGGAACAGTTAGAGCGTGGCGACTTCTTCTCTGAAAAGATCACAAAGAGACGTCTCTTTGCCTCCGTCCATGATGCTGTGCTTTACTGTCTGGACCACCGTGGAGCATCATTGCTCCCCAGATATGAGCCATCAGCGGTGAGTGTGTGCAGCTGATGTTCAAGTGACACATCGGTTGCTTGGTTTAAACATCTCCAGCATTTGGAttaaactgaaaacatttaatcacGTCATTTTAACTAAATTACTCTCTAAAAACGGTTTGATTTCAGGACACATACATCTGCACAAAACTTTAAGAACTTCAACGTAACTGGACATCCAACACTGAAGATTGAATAACTGTCTCAGCATCTACTGGGAGGAATATCAGAAGCTTTTATGAAACTGAATTTATAAATGAACAGATGCTAGATAATTGTTGAGTtccatttatatttatacatcttaattttaaagtaaaaagactGAAGACACATGagcttaatttaactttattcaaTGTGGGAAAATGATAGAGTGCATTTtgtagagaaaaaataaattaattaataaaatgaaacaccTTTTAAGAGGAGTCTGGTAGAAAATAATTAATTCAAGGAACATATACAAGACAACATGCATCacactgacagtgtgtgagCCTTTTTGGTAATGGCAGCAATAACAACGTAGGACATTGAAATGTTTACAGCAGCCATTTCAATTTTCAAGTGCAATTTCTGCtcatagcaacagcaaaacCTGTGAAGCTAATGCATGCAAAGGgttttttaatttgtctcaACTCCACTTTATGGAGTTTCTAGTGCAACATTCCTAAAATGGGGAATTCTATGAGATTAAAAAATAACAGGATAACAAAATCCAAGcaataataaacaaaagcaTCTCTTTACAGTTGCATAAACCGACTGTGACCTCTTTCCCTGAATAAGTCTTGTCTCTACATACCGGCCACAGAGGACGTTGCCAAAGAAGTTGTGCACAGGACTGAGGAAGGCtaggtagatttttttttttacatatataaaTTTGGTTTATGAGCTACAAGTCTTGATGGATatcagaagtgtgtgtgtctgggtccAGAGTCagatcatcgtcatcatcatcctcatcctccagctgctgtgaaacCAGCTGCTGATAGCGAGCCTGCCGCTGGTAATCCGGATCAATGTTGATCCATTTATTTGCGACCCACTTAGTGCCGTGGGTGACCATACAGCCACCATGGAGAGCGTATTCATCCTGCTCGCCCACCCAACCtattgagagaaaaaaatcatttaatgtTAGTTAGCAGCATCCCTCATATCCTGTCTgtttcacactgatgtcaggaGCCCCACTGCTGAAAAAATTTAAACCAGATCAGAATGATCCAGATTTGGAAATCCCATGTTTTGCTGTCCAGGATCAGCTAATCCATAATACTTTTGTGCCAGTTTTGAATCACCCTGATTCAGATACAGACTTTCCAAGATTACCAAATCCAGATAACCACTGCTCTAAATGGTAATACATATCACAATGTGGGCTACAGCTACGTAAAGAACAACAGGTAGAACAGCGAGCATGGGGTCACTTTAAAGgtcctgtgtgtaggatttatttGCATCAGGCAGcaaggttgcagaactgaaacttctcctgtgtgccaagtgtgtaggagagcTACAGTGGCCGATGCAATAACATGAATGGCCCCATCTgaggcagtgtttggtttgtccattctgggctactgtataaacaacatggcagacaccttggaagaggacccgctccacACGTAGATACagatggctcattctaaggtaatgaaatgcaacaattcttattttcagtgaTTATAAACGAATAAAAACATATAGTTTTGAGTATTATAAACCAGTTCTGCCAGTATGTCCCTaaaaatccttcacactggacctttaagtgtttttattcaACCACTTTTGGCTTGACTCTTGTCATTGTATCTAATATAAAGTGATAAATGAAGTTAAAAttgaataattaataattaattttacTTCATTGAAAGGCTTAATAGGttgtttttgtaacattttgttCCTGAAATCCACTTTGAATCCGGCCTTCTGctgccttatttatttatttatttttaaatcaaaggTATCCCTATATTACTAAAAAGTTTTGACCAACACATACTGAAGGTTTGATGCAGAttaaaaccaaaactggattaTGTGATGTAATCTAATTTCAGaatctttttattcttttgaaCAACCTGttttcaagatttgatccaatCTGATCAGATTACTTTTGAACAAATGGGCTCTAACGACTTTGTTGATCCTTTGACTTTTAATCAAGCGCCTACATGAGGTTAATTTGTCCACTTCATTGGTTCATGGCCAAGGAACTGAAAAACGGATATTcaactgtactttgtgttatgttttaacaggagctggggggcaaacactttttcacaccactgtatatagcaacaaaccactatttgctatgtaaagttACAGTGGgataatggcgtcctgagcagagaatgatgTCACGCCACCTCTGCGTGTTGTAATCAGAGCTTCTCTGTgatttgttgtggtaagccTGTCCGGCCACACTTGCATGTTAGTGCCTGTGtatatcccactggctagctcctTGCCATTCCaatattatgtttgtttgtttttttatatattttttggggctttttagccttcaatgtataggacagacaagcgtgaaggtgggagagagagagggagtgacatgcagcaaagggccacaggctggagtcaaacccgggccgccgcggtaacagccttgtacatggggcgcctgctctaccactaagccaccggcgccccaCATTCCAACATTATGTTaacaaagtgtgttttgatatttttaattgGTCTCCTACCTCTACCGTCAGAAAGGTAGTTGTACCAGAAAACAGCTGTCCCTTTGGTAGGCTTCACCCTCAGGTTACTCTTGTCACAGTGCCTTCTTGTGTCCAAAAGATCGACATCATTCTGTATGAGAgactaaaacacacactcaggctcAGTTTCGCAGTTTGCTCAACATCAGGGCCATGCACTCACTGACAAACATGTGAGTTAACACAGACATGAAAGACATGCACAGTATGTACACAATACTATTACAGGGCTCTCCCTACACATCTCCAGACCCACACACAATTACGCACCACTTCATCATAGGTCCTGTTGTCTGCCACAGGGAATGCGGTCTCCCCGCCCCCCTCAACAGAGTTCAGGTAGAAGAGAACTGTGATGTACCTAGGTGTGCAACACAAATTTAAATTGATACACACATGTAtggtgcaaacacacacacacatacaaacactttGCAAACTTACAGAAACGTAATGCAttcatttcagaaaaaaaaaggatttgccTTGTTTTTCCTGAATTAACAAGATTTTTATCATTAATCTGGAAAAACGGAGCAGATTTATTTCTCTCAAGTGAATGCATTACGCTTCCATAGAAACGAAGCGGGCACACACATTTTTCCAAGTTAACAATGACTAACATGCCAGCTGTCACAATGGAGTTTAGTAATCACACCACACAGATGAATTCAGGTCTGAACATTCAAAGATATTATTGTTGAGAAATGCTGCTTCGGTCAACACTGTGCACCTCAGCAATCTCACCTGCAAGACGTCTCAAAAGGAGTGGAGGTGTTGGCCGCGAGgcgcgtgtgtgtgcaggctgTTTCAGGATACACGGGGCCGCTGTCGTGGTGGGCGTGGTAGTGTCCTCCCTCCTCATAGCGAACCACCTGGAGCGGCTCACTCAGGTCCACTAATGAGGGCGGGAGCCGAGTAAGACGAATCACTCTTTGTTAgagaaaggtaaagaaaaagttggaaagtctggtaaaaatatgtaaaaaatatatatattacagtTATTAAACAGCAATCAGAGAGCATGCTTTGACTTCCTTACCTTGCCTTGATGTCTTGGAGGACCTGGTGTGCTCCTTTGCCCTGATACAGCCAGGTGTGTCTGCTGTTCCTCACAAGCTGACTCCTCTTCACCCCTCGCTGCAGCAGGAAGCGCTGGAAGGCATCACTGCTCAGGAGCCTGAACTCCTCTAGACTCAGTAAACCTGCTCCCAAATACAAGAATGCACATCTTATTCTGATGCCTGGTGTATGTCTTCATTTCTTGCATTACTGGCACTTTCCCTCATTATAGTAACCATAGAGACTGAACATAGAGCCCAGTTTTCACCACAGTGTAGGAAAATTAGATTAGATAGATTCTGTTACTCTTTGATATAATGTGTAGATATACTTTAGGTTTCTGCCACCCATTCACCCTCTCCACCCACTGATAAGTTGCTACCAAAGTGTCAATGTTGCTTCAGTAATGTAACCATGGCATAGCCCTTGATTCACAGAGAATAGGCGTAGCTGTACCTGCTGCTATTTCTGATCATTTTAAGGtttggttgcctaaaaaagtcttgttcagcgtTTGTTTGCAGTTAAAGAAACTCTAAGGAGTTGTGTATTCCATTTTTCCAGTAAGTTACATTTTGCTTGAATGGATTTAAGCCTTTCACTTGCAGTAgcaaattagcattagcattagtattATCACAGTGaatcatagctgtaaatgcaccgtgctaaccaagctagcagctagcgttacgGTTATCTCCACCCtgttgtccaaatatggtcacttctggctccataaAACCAAGATGAAATGgcctaaaatgccaaactcgacgAGCAGGTATAGCTTCGGCTGGAGCAGCTATGTGACCTGCCCACCAGCTACATGACTCCTCGGCCATACCTACATGATCACATGCACATTTGTGAACTGTGTCCATATGCTGTATATCATTTATGCCTTTAAAAATTACTCTCATGTCCATACTAGACCTCTTAAGAATGGCCACAAGCCAAAAAGAATGGGAACCACATTATGTATGCTTTGAACAATCTTTTTGTTACACTAAAAAGTATATTCCCATTCTGAACCAAATTAGATTCATTGTTCCCACCGAAAATTGATGCTAAAACCCACCCTCCTCCTGCCGTTGTAAAACTAGCTCAAAGGTAGTGTTCAAGATTATCTCACAAAATAGATATATAGTTTTAGAAATACAAATTTACAgacaaatatgtatttctgtAAAAAGTGCAAAGGTGATTTCTTACCATTACCATCCTTATCAGCTTTGAGCCCAGCATAGATTTCTCTCAGATTCTCCGGTGTGAGCCAGATGCCGTCCCTTACTCGAGAATGAGTCAGTATCTGTTGGAGGCACGATGGTTAAAGACAGGTTGAGTTAACTAACTCTGAACCACAACACTACTGCATGTCATACGCTACAGTTCAAGCTCACAATCCACAAACTGACATACACCTCATGGAGCTGCAACTGTCCATCCTGGTTGATATCAAGAAGGTTGAAGATCTCCTCTGGGCTGAGGTTGAGCTCCTTGGCCAGTTCTTCCTGGCCGTCTTGCACCATTAGCTGGCTCTCCATTAGACCCTTCAGCTGTGCAAGCTGCATCACAACACGACACTCATCCTCTGACAAAAACCCGGGGATCTCtgcaggaaaaaacacagagcaagacagaaaacaatttCTTGGGTCAACAGGATTGTTGCATTTTCTCTGCTGCATgcttcacattttcacatcggTTGCCAGTTTTGCAAACTGATGCATAGCTGAACCATCAATCACAACATTCAacatatgtacatacatttatactttgactgaacagagatctgactgtaACTACAGTCTGAGATCTTGTCTGCTCCTCGTGCACAGTCTGAGCTGGGAAAGAAAGCTTttatgtgctctgctcctctcacttggaataaccttcaaaaaagatttgaaactatGTGAATTGGTCTCTGCATGActttaaagctctcataagtacaaggatgaatgaATCGGTTGGGTCTTGTCATTGTGTGTAGGTGATCTAATATCTCTACATGTAGTATAATATCTATACTGTGTgtcttttatgattttattgtaGTTGTtatttggctgtaactttttcttatgctgctgtcttggccaggtctcacTTATAAAAGATATCGTTGACCTCAGCGGGACTTACCTGGTCAAAAATGGGTTAAAtaaacttttcacatttttacaatataaGTTATCACATTTTAACCtgaaaatatattgttataatGTGAAAAACTTCTTGTTAGAACAATAAACTTTTCACGTTATAACATAATACTGatcaattcttttttttttcctgatgtggCAGCAATACACTTCCGTAAAACATCAATAAAGAGAACAATGAAAAAACTATTGCATATGCCTTacatttttccacataaaaatgtttgtactttgcatttttttaatgaaattgaAAATTAGGCATTAGTATTACATATTTTGTTTAGAAATGCAAACTTTTTGggggtaaaaaacaaacaaaacaaaacaaaatgaaaactctCCCACCACTTTTAAGCTGTTTCTGAACCAATTTTTACCCCTAGAGACAGTAATGCCAagcaagtaaataaaaaatggatcaaacaaacaaataaataaacaaacaaacataactCTGGTAATATTTTTAAGGCCTCtgtttgctgttattttctTGCTTGGAACTTAAAGAGGTGATCAACAATGGTCCTGAACAATTTCTTTCCATGAGCCTTCAAGGATATAGGCACACCGTAATAATAAACATGTTATGATATTACTTACAACTTTGCCACTGTTtatgtttacttttttgtttgtttgtcttgttgtgctGTGTTTCCCCCCATTTGTTTACTCAGGAGTATGGGGGTGGAGGGAAGCGATGGGGGATATGATGATACTCAGTGTACTGTTGTGTATGTTCACCCATTGATGATGCTGATTATTGAACACTCTTAGGTAATGAAAAAGAACATTTGTGCCATCTTCACTCTAGCACATCTAATGACTATAGATTGCGTGTTTTTGCATTATTAGTTGAGTTGGGAACAGATGTATTTGTGCTCTTTAGCCAGTCAGCTATGAGCCCTTAATTGTGAGTGGTTGCCTCAGGACTTGTTGACCTATTTCATGAAGCCTTGATCGACCTGAGCATGCACATATGTATAAACTAGTTTATGTGTTTGAGGGGGTGGTAGTGATGAAGATGAAAATAAGGAGGAAAAAGTGTGTGGTGAGTGCATGCTCTGCCTacatcagaagaagaagaagaagaagaagccttTTTGGCCACTAGAGGCTCATGTGGGTGTGCTGCAAATTTGTTTTGACACATGGGTGTTTTTGGCTCTTACCAAACAGCAGAGGTTTCATACTCAGAGTCCGCATTTCATGCACTTTGTTTGGCACCAGTGACACCCTCTGGACGTGTCCCACCTGAGAGATAAATCAGACAAGTGATGTGGTGGTGcttaatgtgtgtatgtgagagaaaGACGGAGGGAGTAAAAGAAAGAGTGGGAGTGATGCATCATCACATTACTCACCCTTATCCCCTCGACTCTTGTTAAGGAAACATCACGCAGGAACTCGGGCTTTGATGGCGGACGCCGCGACTCGGGGCGCTGGTGGTCACTGCGCGGAGCATCATGACTCCGGCTGGCATCTTCCTGCCCGCTGCTGTAGTGCACGTAAAACAACAGTGCTATAACATTAATGATGTACACGTGAAAAAACACCATCACCACCACGAAGTAAGAGCGGGAGCAGACGCTGCTCTTGTGGCAGGGGAGGCGCTCGCACGGCGGCCGGAGCGGCAAGGTCGCGCTCCCGGACGGAGTCGTGTCCTCGGCAGCATCTTCGGGCTCCTTGTTGTCACTCATTTTCCTGAGATTCAAGGAGGAGTTGATACCTCCTCAGCATTAAAGTCCATCTGAATAAACAAACGATATGATCAGCGTTTGTTGGTTTCTTAGAAGTAGCAGCTGCGCTGACTGACAGATGTCTAGTTTAATTAGAAAAGAAAGCCAGTTTCTTCGCTGCAGAGATGAAGTCCTTGCGCAAGGTTCATGATGAAACTGTGCTCGCTTAAGATGAAAAGTCAACTACCAGTAGCTCTGTGTGTCGTTATCTTTTCGCCCACAGACAGCAGCGCTGCAGGCTCGGACAGTCTTGTTTACACTGCAGCAGTCCCAGTCAGCAGCGGCAGCAAAGCGCACTGCGCATCCCAAAGCACGGCGGAGCTCATCTCAGAAACCCGGACCATAAACAGCTCCAGCATCAGCTGAGTGCACTGATCACCATCCGAAATAAAAGAAACATCATCTGTGaacataacaaaacacaacagtctGCGGTAGGATCCTATTAACACGCCATTGCCCGTGCTCTCCCGTTCACAGCAACAGTCTGCCTGCCGTACAATGCTGACCTCTGGTGACCTAAACTCATAACACACTCCTGTCTACATACCagagtacagtgtgtgtgtgcatctctaTCTCCCTCTCTTAGCAGTGAGCTCTTGTATGTTGTAAAGGTATCTTGTTACTCACCGTCTTCTTTCAGAGTgcaaataaaggttaaataaatgaaaataataaataataaaagtggctgtcatataaaataatgactttaatTGTACAGCTATGTGATGGTGTTCACGTCCATATTTAGCAGACTCTGACTTGTAAACCTTTGAACACAAAATTccaaacagaaacatacaaagcAACCAGTGAGGTTTTATGGCCTCAAAGtaaactgttttatttcactGGCCATGTCAGTCCCTTGGTCGGAGCCatgacatatttttttgtttattttatccttatctaaacaaggtaaatacaaatatacacaTGCAGTTATGAAACTGAACACAGGGTGGCACATTCATGTGTGAAGTGCATATAGGTAAGCTCTGAGTAATGGAAATCAGGTAAGTGGATCTGGGAGCAAACGGGTTTTGACTGTGTTGTGGAAGCGTGTCAAAAAGTATGAAGTATTTGCATGTAAAACTGAATTTGCTGAATGAAATAATGATTACATATGGACAATGCTGTCCTTCCTCTGTATTATGGTGACCATGTGTATAGCCTGTTGTATTGAGAGTAAATGGATTGCCAAATCCAAATAAATTACGCACACTGGTCTTTGGTTTATTCTTGGCCCAGAACACAAGTCTGGGACAAGTTCACCTGCTCACCCCTCAGTGGCTTATTTAGacattttgtttggttttgttaaAAGTCACTACACTCTTGAACTCAACGTCActgaaaagggagaaaaaatgGTTGCAGTATACCGACCAGGCAGAGAGTCATTAAAGGAAATACCAGGAATTTGTTGATAGTTGGTGATATTGATAAGAGAAGACCTCAGACAGTCATTGAATGCAAAGGATTTACAACCAGATATATAATTTATGCATCTCATCCCGGGCCATTTAAATGGTGCGTTTACCCAAATTACTACTAAAATTACTATTTTCTTAATATATCCAGCCATATTTAGGTTTGCAGATGAATGGAATTTCATATGTAACACTCCCAACACAATAGTGGTGAGTAGATAACTCACAGAATTAACTGTCTGCAATTTTT
This window encodes:
- the LOC126385348 gene encoding LOW QUALITY PROTEIN: transmembrane prolyl 4-hydroxylase-like (The sequence of the model RefSeq protein was modified relative to this genomic sequence to represent the inferred CDS: inserted 1 base in 1 codon) produces the protein MDFNAEEXINSSLNLRKMSDNKEPEDAAEDTTPSGSATLPLRPPCERLPCHKSSVCSRSYFVVVMVFFHVYIINVIALLFYVHYSSGQEDASRSHDAPRSDHQRPESRRPPSKPEFLRDVSLTRVEGIRVGHVQRVSLVPNKVHEMRTLSMKPLLFEIPGFLSEDECRVVMQLAQLKGLMESQLMVQDGQEELAKELNLSPEEIFNLLDINQDGQLQLHEILTHSRVRDGIWLTPENLREIYAGLKADKDGNGLLSLEEFRLLSSDAFQRFLLQRGVKRSQLVRNSRHTWLYQGKGAHQVLQDIKARVIRLTRLPPSLVDLSEPLQVVRYEEGGHYHAHHDSGPVYPETACTHTRLAANTSTPFETSCRYITVLFYLNSVEGGGETAFPVADNRTYDEVSLIQNDVDLLDTRRHCDKSNLRVKPTKGTAVFWYNYLSDGRGWVGEQDEYALHGGCMVTHGTKWVANKWINIDPDYQRQARYQQLVSQQLEDEDDDDDDLTLDPDTHTSDIHQDL